A DNA window from Culicoidibacter larvae contains the following coding sequences:
- a CDS encoding replication-relaxation family protein, which produces MAIKNLTHNDLIFLAALQKFQYLDKEIVYKFYYRNLKPGTIKNRIEFLLSKHYIQRFLIGKKGAPDYRVIYAIHENGFYVLQPVDSKERFDIESAMHLKSSYMHYVNTAKILLAYNELPGTDIYVEKGEAHHFFGKEKEYNDVIRPDGGILIKKQVCLFLEYENEQKRRSLANKLERYNKYAVFNKIVEHPVIEASQFELLFVFNTKRKMDSFMDDLQKYPVKGYRIRGGVLADVLNNPVDGQIFRTYNGGMKDV; this is translated from the coding sequence ATGGCAATCAAAAATTTAACCCATAACGATTTGATATTTCTTGCAGCACTGCAGAAGTTTCAATATTTAGATAAAGAGATTGTTTACAAATTCTACTACCGGAATTTAAAACCAGGAACAATAAAAAATAGAATCGAGTTCTTACTTAGCAAGCACTATATACAACGATTCTTAATTGGTAAAAAAGGAGCGCCGGATTACCGGGTTATCTATGCAATCCACGAGAACGGTTTTTATGTACTGCAGCCGGTGGACAGTAAAGAGCGATTCGACATTGAGAGCGCCATGCACTTAAAGAGCAGTTACATGCATTATGTCAACACGGCAAAAATTTTATTAGCTTATAACGAGCTGCCAGGAACTGATATTTATGTTGAGAAGGGAGAGGCACATCATTTCTTCGGGAAGGAAAAGGAGTATAACGATGTGATCCGGCCCGATGGCGGCATCTTGATTAAGAAACAGGTGTGCTTGTTTTTAGAATATGAAAACGAACAAAAGCGGCGGAGCCTGGCCAACAAATTGGAACGCTACAACAAGTATGCTGTTTTCAATAAAATTGTTGAGCATCCGGTTATCGAAGCCAGCCAATTTGAATTGTTGTTTGTATTTAATACAAAACGAAAAATGGACAGCTTTATGGATGATTTGCAAAAATACCCGGTGAAGGGGTATCGGATCCGTGGAGGTGTACTGGCGGATGTTTTGAACAATCCAGTCGATGGCCAAATATTTAGAACGTACAACGGA